In Wolbachia endosymbiont (group B) of Germaria angustata, the following are encoded in one genomic region:
- a CDS encoding AsmA-like C-terminal domain-containing protein, translated as MLKKIALSFSIILLFIFCFFIPFKGEGPLEINISYINFYIKKKISKIFTNSDVSMESTSVIWQKDGKLVITDLKITNPDFTIEVPELFVHFKLSSKKFSQVLAGNVHIYIKKEETRGITTSVMTDKMSSTKNLLKTIRKIFFYLNADSRIEITNIAINKNMEGEFFIDKVYLGKEENFNVLDIRVHTKDKKGILDDLSIMIKNRNNLLNLYGTFYNLKLGLFNEFSTLVKSYNLDKEIGFKGNFSMRINGRDEVMDGNIYVLNTESHSGKNLALTNVNVNLTYSDEIISVKNFHFKLNDTYLSLIGKMNFGTNHALLRVNISKLVAKDLCTYVPDGLVNNEFRKWYCNNIDGNIINTIISFNGKIDSLINDDLSGIVIVADIENGSVQFDEDFERVENLNGELTLKDNNLKIIVNRAKFQNFTINSGHIEMNSLNKEDSVLTINGQAVSDAYGLYEPIKFKLDDVVKFERDKIGGIANSIFNFRIFNLNGDSKKVDFSANFYSEIDNLVVYNESLGKYDIKLDFGRDFIDLNGSGMVNNTQLLFDLKSSNKNENFAWSLTGDLPAQILNFGDGYINANIESAINQDKTGYVNGNIDLSELELRSSYLGWKNHFEDHNEVLFSTRLKGAGKLLIDKLDVVGSDLDIKFSGRVENGNLYLNSSNFKLPDNDFSIEIESGKEKDAITIHGEKINLSDVLGLLGKDSNRLSNKIEVTMNVDNIIMKEGITIEDAKLNVTCAKGDCSGSQFTGKFSEDNSSILAEYSEIGLEIYADNSGMLLRSLGISKSVKNGKFSLYLSSKRENGGHYGMLSISNFYIKDAPLLTTLLSMSSLPGIVNAIKNEGVHFYKFNVPFSYKDGTVEIEESWLEGAELGISTSGTLNTKDYKFQVEGQVIPAYSINKSLLKIPIIGKLLTGGKSRGIISIDYKANGDDKNNNVSVNPISSLTPSLFKRLLGVFDRIMTKTNKNVLKGSVEKKFSSI; from the coding sequence ATGCTTAAAAAAATAGCTCTATCATTTTCTATAATTTTATTATTTATATTCTGTTTCTTTATCCCTTTTAAAGGGGAAGGTCCTTTAGAAATCAATATTAGTTATATTAATTTTTATATAAAGAAAAAAATATCAAAGATATTTACCAATTCGGATGTCAGCATGGAGAGTACCTCGGTTATTTGGCAGAAAGATGGCAAGCTAGTCATTACAGATTTAAAAATAACAAATCCTGACTTTACCATAGAAGTTCCTGAGCTTTTTGTACACTTTAAGTTAAGTTCCAAAAAGTTCTCTCAGGTTTTAGCTGGTAATGTACACATATATATCAAGAAGGAAGAGACCAGAGGAATAACAACATCTGTAATGACAGATAAGATGAGTAGTACAAAAAATCTGCTGAAGACAATAAGAAAAATTTTTTTCTACTTAAATGCAGACTCAAGAATTGAAATTACTAACATTGCTATCAATAAAAATATGGAAGGTGAATTCTTCATTGATAAAGTATATTTAGGAAAGGAGGAAAATTTTAATGTTTTGGATATTCGTGTTCATACAAAAGATAAAAAGGGGATTCTAGATGATTTATCTATTATGATAAAAAATCGCAATAATTTGTTAAATTTGTATGGAACATTTTATAACCTAAAGTTGGGGCTATTTAACGAGTTTTCCACACTAGTTAAAAGTTACAATTTGGACAAAGAAATAGGGTTCAAAGGGAACTTCTCAATGAGAATTAATGGAAGGGATGAAGTTATGGATGGAAACATATACGTGTTAAATACAGAGAGTCACTCAGGTAAAAACTTAGCCTTGACTAATGTAAATGTAAATTTGACATATAGTGATGAAATCATTAGCGTAAAAAACTTTCATTTTAAGTTAAATGATACTTACCTTTCTTTGATTGGCAAAATGAACTTTGGCACAAATCATGCTTTGCTTAGAGTTAATATTAGTAAACTTGTTGCAAAAGATTTATGTACTTATGTACCAGATGGTCTAGTGAACAATGAATTTAGAAAGTGGTATTGTAATAATATTGATGGGAATATTATAAATACAATCATAAGTTTTAACGGTAAAATCGATAGTTTAATAAATGATGATCTGTCAGGTATTGTAATTGTTGCTGATATAGAAAATGGCAGCGTTCAATTTGATGAAGATTTTGAACGAGTAGAGAACTTGAACGGTGAGTTAACTCTCAAGGATAACAATCTCAAAATTATTGTAAATAGAGCTAAGTTTCAGAATTTTACTATCAATAGTGGTCATATTGAAATGAACTCTCTCAATAAAGAAGATTCTGTTCTTACCATTAATGGTCAGGCTGTAAGTGATGCTTATGGGTTATATGAGCCTATAAAATTTAAGCTGGATGATGTGGTAAAATTTGAAAGAGATAAAATAGGTGGAATAGCAAATTCTATATTCAATTTTCGTATTTTTAATCTAAATGGTGATAGTAAAAAAGTGGACTTCTCAGCAAATTTCTATTCTGAAATTGATAATTTGGTCGTATATAATGAAAGTCTTGGTAAGTATGATATTAAGCTTGATTTCGGCAGAGATTTTATTGATTTAAATGGCAGTGGTATGGTAAATAATACACAGCTGCTATTTGACCTCAAAAGTAGCAATAAAAATGAAAATTTTGCCTGGAGTTTGACTGGAGATTTACCTGCTCAAATACTTAATTTCGGTGATGGTTATATCAATGCAAATATAGAATCAGCGATAAATCAAGATAAGACTGGATATGTTAATGGTAATATAGATTTATCAGAGCTTGAGTTGCGTTCAAGCTACTTAGGATGGAAAAATCATTTTGAAGATCACAATGAAGTTTTATTTTCTACAAGGCTAAAAGGAGCAGGTAAGTTACTAATAGATAAACTAGACGTTGTAGGAAGTGATCTAGACATAAAATTTAGCGGAAGAGTAGAAAATGGAAATCTATATTTAAATTCTAGCAATTTTAAATTACCTGATAATGATTTTAGTATAGAAATTGAATCAGGTAAGGAGAAAGATGCCATAACTATTCACGGTGAGAAAATCAACTTAAGTGATGTGTTAGGTTTACTTGGCAAAGATAGTAATCGATTAAGTAACAAAATAGAAGTTACTATGAATGTTGACAATATAATTATGAAAGAAGGCATTACCATAGAAGATGCCAAGCTGAACGTAACTTGCGCTAAAGGTGATTGCAGTGGAAGTCAATTTACAGGAAAGTTTTCAGAGGATAATAGTAGTATATTAGCAGAATACAGTGAAATAGGGCTTGAAATATACGCGGATAATTCAGGTATGCTTTTGCGTTCTTTAGGGATTAGTAAATCAGTTAAAAACGGCAAATTCTCTCTTTATCTATCTTCTAAGAGAGAAAATGGAGGACATTATGGTATGTTATCTATCAGCAATTTCTATATCAAAGATGCTCCATTACTTACTACTTTATTATCAATGTCCTCACTTCCTGGCATTGTAAATGCTATAAAGAACGAAGGTGTGCATTTTTATAAGTTTAATGTACCTTTTTCATATAAAGATGGCACTGTTGAAATTGAAGAATCTTGGCTTGAAGGAGCGGAACTGGGCATTAGTACTAGTGGTACGCTCAATACTAAGGATTATAAGTTCCAGGTTGAAGGACAAGTAATACCGGCATACTCAATTAACAAATCTTTGTTGAAAATCCCTATAATCGGAAAACTTCTGACTGGTGGGAAGAGTAGGGGGATTATTTCAATAGACTACAAAGCAAATGGTGATGATAAAAACAATAACGTATCTGTTAATCCTATCTCTTCTCTCACTCCAAGCTTATTTAAGAGGTTATTAGGAGTATTTGATCGTATTATGACAAAAACTAATAAAAACGTTTTAAAAGGTAGTGTGGAGAAGAAATTTAGCTCAATATGA
- the rnhA gene encoding ribonuclease HI — translation MNKKEVTIYTDGACLGNPGLGGWAAIILFQNHRKNICGREENTTNNKMELTAVINGLKVLKFPCNISLYTDSLYVKCGITEWISKWKMNGWKTSNKKSVKNIELWKELDNVALQHEINWKWVKAHNGDKYNEEADSLARKAIIDA, via the coding sequence ATGAATAAAAAGGAAGTGACAATATATACAGATGGAGCATGCCTTGGTAACCCTGGTTTAGGGGGATGGGCAGCAATCATATTATTTCAAAATCATAGAAAGAACATCTGTGGTAGAGAAGAAAATACTACAAATAATAAAATGGAGTTAACAGCAGTGATCAATGGACTGAAGGTATTAAAATTTCCTTGTAATATCAGTTTGTATACGGATAGCCTCTATGTTAAATGCGGTATAACAGAATGGATAAGTAAGTGGAAAATGAACGGCTGGAAGACAAGTAATAAGAAGTCAGTAAAAAATATAGAATTATGGAAGGAATTGGATAATGTTGCTTTGCAACACGAAATTAATTGGAAGTGGGTAAAAGCACATAATGGTGATAAATACAATGAGGAAGCTGACAGTTTAGCAAGAAAAGCAATAATCGATGCTTAA
- a CDS encoding heme o synthase — protein sequence MYISALLNVESTILDFWHLLKPRIMYLVVFTAVAGMVAAPGSIHPFLALISLMCIALGSGSAGAINMWYDRDIDLVMERTKSRPIPSGRVFAESALEFGITLGILSVFIMAIAVNYISAALLAVSILFYVFVYTIWLKRRTPQNIVIGGAAGAFPPMIGWAVVTDSVSWESFILFLIIFMWTPPHFWALSLNSSKDYVKASIPMFNIIHGPEKTRKRILIYSVLLVLTSLLPALFLKKALFYLSMAIIEGCVFIWFAISVIRLKSHSSQRKLFSYSISYLFSLFASIIFCSIDLF from the coding sequence GTGTACATAAGTGCTTTGTTAAACGTTGAATCGACAATATTAGATTTTTGGCATTTGCTAAAGCCAAGGATAATGTATCTTGTAGTATTTACTGCAGTTGCTGGAATGGTTGCTGCACCAGGTAGCATTCATCCTTTCCTTGCACTAATATCTCTTATGTGCATTGCTCTTGGTTCAGGATCTGCAGGTGCAATAAATATGTGGTATGACAGAGATATAGACTTGGTTATGGAGAGGACAAAAAGTCGTCCTATACCTTCGGGTAGAGTTTTTGCAGAAAGCGCGCTTGAGTTTGGTATAACTCTTGGAATATTGTCAGTATTTATCATGGCAATAGCAGTAAATTATATTTCTGCTGCTTTACTTGCAGTTAGCATATTATTTTACGTTTTCGTATATACAATTTGGCTAAAAAGGCGTACTCCACAGAATATCGTTATCGGTGGTGCAGCAGGTGCTTTTCCTCCAATGATTGGCTGGGCGGTTGTAACTGACTCTGTAAGTTGGGAAAGTTTTATTCTATTTTTAATAATTTTTATGTGGACACCACCACATTTTTGGGCTCTATCTCTAAATAGTTCTAAGGATTATGTAAAAGCATCAATTCCAATGTTTAATATTATCCATGGACCGGAAAAGACAAGAAAACGTATATTAATTTATAGTGTATTATTGGTGTTAACTAGCTTACTCCCAGCACTATTTTTGAAAAAGGCTCTATTTTACCTGAGTATGGCAATTATTGAAGGTTGCGTTTTTATTTGGTTTGCCATATCAGTTATAAGGCTTAAGAGTCATAGCTCGCAGAGAAAGCTGTTTTCTTATTCGATCTCCTATCTATTTTCTCTGTTTGCTAGTATTATTTTTTGTTCTATTGACTTGTTTTGA
- the ctaD gene encoding cytochrome c oxidase subunit I, producing MSDVPKGIKRWLFSTNHKDIGTLYIIFSILAGIIGGLLSVIIRTQLMHINILNNNYQLYNVMVTGHALIMVFFMIMPALMGGFGNWFVPLMIGAPDMAFPRMNNLSFWLLVSSFILLILSVFIGEGPGTGWTLYPPLSQVISHPSAGVDLAILALHVAGMSSIVGAINFIVTIFNMRAKGMSLTKMPLFVWSVLLTAFMLIVALPVLAGAITMLLTDRNIGTSFFDPAGGGDPVLFQHLFWFFGHPEVYVIIFPAFGIISQVVSTFSHRPVFGYIGMVYAMIGIAVFGFMVWAHHMFTVGLSADAAAFFSTTTIFIGVITGVKVFSWIATMWGGAIEFKTPMLFALGFIFMFVGGGITGIILSHGGIDKLLHDTYYVVAHFHYVMSLATLFGAFAGFYYWIGKMSGKQYNECLGKIHFWLTFISTNVTFLPQHFLGLAGMPRRIPDYPDAFIPWNYISSIGSYMSFVSVIFFVFIVIHLFKWGKKTGDNPWGGDTLEWTVSSPPPFHTFEKPPVVK from the coding sequence ATGAGTGATGTACCAAAGGGCATAAAGCGTTGGTTGTTTTCCACTAATCATAAAGACATAGGGACACTGTACATTATTTTTTCCATATTAGCTGGAATTATTGGTGGATTATTATCGGTGATTATTCGCACTCAGCTAATGCACATTAATATACTTAACAATAATTATCAATTATATAACGTAATGGTTACAGGGCATGCGTTGATAATGGTGTTTTTTATGATAATGCCAGCCCTCATGGGAGGATTTGGTAACTGGTTTGTACCTCTCATGATTGGTGCACCAGATATGGCATTTCCTCGTATGAATAATTTAAGTTTTTGGTTATTAGTGTCATCTTTTATTTTGCTCATTCTCTCAGTGTTTATTGGTGAAGGTCCAGGTACAGGTTGGACTTTATATCCACCTTTATCACAGGTAATATCCCATCCAAGTGCAGGAGTTGACCTTGCTATACTTGCACTTCATGTTGCTGGTATGTCGTCAATTGTTGGGGCGATCAACTTTATAGTTACTATATTTAACATGCGCGCAAAAGGAATGTCATTAACTAAGATGCCACTGTTTGTTTGGTCTGTCTTGTTAACAGCATTTATGCTGATTGTTGCCTTACCAGTGCTTGCCGGTGCTATAACTATGCTTCTTACTGATCGCAATATTGGTACTTCCTTTTTTGATCCTGCTGGTGGTGGTGATCCTGTGTTATTTCAACATCTGTTTTGGTTTTTTGGTCATCCGGAGGTTTACGTAATTATTTTTCCTGCATTTGGCATCATAAGTCAGGTTGTATCAACTTTTTCTCACAGACCTGTATTTGGTTACATAGGAATGGTTTATGCAATGATAGGTATAGCAGTATTTGGCTTTATGGTTTGGGCTCACCATATGTTCACTGTTGGGCTTAGTGCTGACGCTGCTGCATTTTTTAGCACTACCACAATTTTTATCGGTGTTATAACTGGTGTAAAAGTCTTTAGCTGGATTGCAACTATGTGGGGCGGAGCAATTGAGTTTAAAACCCCTATGCTATTTGCGTTGGGTTTTATTTTCATGTTTGTTGGCGGTGGAATAACGGGAATAATTCTTTCTCATGGTGGAATAGATAAGCTCTTGCACGACACCTATTATGTCGTTGCTCACTTTCACTATGTCATGTCGCTTGCTACATTATTTGGAGCTTTCGCCGGTTTTTATTATTGGATAGGTAAAATGTCAGGTAAGCAATATAATGAGTGTTTAGGAAAGATACACTTTTGGCTCACTTTTATTAGCACCAATGTCACTTTCTTACCCCAGCATTTCCTGGGATTAGCAGGTATGCCAAGGCGTATACCTGATTATCCCGACGCGTTTATCCCTTGGAATTATATATCCTCAATTGGTTCATATATGTCCTTTGTTTCAGTTATATTTTTTGTATTTATAGTTATACATCTCTTTAAGTGGGGCAAAAAAACTGGAGATAATCCTTGGGGGGGTGATACCTTAGAGTGGACGGTATCTTCACCACCACCTTTTCATACTTTCGAAAAGCCACCAGTGGTAAAATAA
- the coxB gene encoding cytochrome c oxidase subunit II — protein sequence MVKLFALLIIFYSNISVASAPTSWQFGFPAPATEVMEAVVRSHSFVMLVMVTIMLFVWVLLAYIAFRFRKSKVTNISKTTHSVPLEIIWFVIPTIIVGILAFENAKLLKLQEEIPKADITLKVIGHQWYWSYQYPEYQGVSFDSYIKGKDDFIEGDLKLFSVDNNIILPVNTNVRLQVTAGDVIHSWGVPAFGVKIDAIPGRLNEAWFNVKKPGVYYGQCYELCGQGHGFMPIVVEAVSKEDFNKWIENRKLVS from the coding sequence ATGGTGAAGTTATTTGCACTATTGATAATATTTTACTCAAATATATCTGTTGCCTCTGCTCCTACTTCCTGGCAATTTGGATTTCCTGCTCCTGCAACTGAAGTAATGGAGGCTGTAGTTAGGTCACATTCGTTTGTGATGCTTGTGATGGTTACAATAATGCTTTTTGTGTGGGTGCTGCTTGCTTATATAGCGTTTCGCTTTCGTAAAAGCAAAGTAACAAACATAAGTAAAACTACCCATAGTGTTCCTTTAGAAATTATTTGGTTTGTTATACCAACTATCATTGTTGGAATATTAGCCTTTGAAAACGCTAAATTACTGAAGCTACAGGAAGAAATACCGAAAGCTGACATAACACTAAAAGTTATTGGCCATCAATGGTATTGGAGCTACCAATATCCAGAATATCAAGGTGTGTCATTTGATAGTTATATCAAGGGAAAAGATGACTTTATTGAAGGGGATTTGAAGCTATTCTCTGTTGATAACAACATCATTTTACCCGTTAATACTAACGTTCGTTTACAAGTTACAGCAGGAGATGTGATACACAGTTGGGGAGTGCCGGCTTTTGGTGTAAAAATTGATGCGATACCAGGAAGGCTGAATGAGGCGTGGTTTAATGTCAAAAAGCCAGGTGTTTATTACGGGCAGTGCTACGAATTGTGTGGTCAAGGCCATGGATTTATGCCAATTGTTGTTGAAGCAGTAAGCAAAGAAGATTTTAATAAGTGGATCGAAAATAGAAAATTAGTGAGTTAA
- a CDS encoding HlyD family type I secretion periplasmic adaptor subunit, whose amino-acid sequence MSKLKKLSAGLSLTGLIGSDDIDVQRAGNRKKKYQFLDKTFAWIDAMINFIFKRESNNVNEVLKVTWGPLFFGLVVIFIFFGIGGIWSAIAPIDGAVHASGEVIVSSNRKIVQHLGGGIISKILVKEGQAVKKDEPLVLLSDVNEKANLSIIKEKLLSFLATEARLIAIRGDLDTLEFSDEVKRLSNDEFVNKAIKNQVKLFNSQRKSILGKTDILQQRIKQLNDELAGLNFQLNAAHKQYDLITEELETKRQLLDSGHISKPHILALEKQFADIEGRVGHYRSAISQVQQKIGENELEIINVKNDAQERANAELKEVNTSIADLKERLMVAEDSLARTIIKSPQDGIVTDIRYHTEGGVIQSGVPIMSIVPSDDDLIIDAKVLTRNIEEILSAKKKDSNIVSIDGLEGLKVKVRLSAYSARRLSLINGIVNHISPDALDDPRMGRYYSVRVVIPKSELAQFKNVYLYPGMPVEVYIVTQSRTLLSFLFTPIIATFDRSFIER is encoded by the coding sequence ATGAGTAAGTTAAAAAAGCTTAGTGCTGGACTTTCTTTGACAGGCCTGATTGGTAGTGATGATATAGATGTGCAAAGGGCAGGAAATAGAAAGAAGAAATATCAATTTTTGGATAAGACGTTCGCATGGATTGATGCGATGATAAATTTTATTTTTAAACGTGAGAGTAATAACGTAAATGAAGTCCTAAAAGTCACATGGGGACCACTATTTTTTGGTTTAGTGGTGATATTCATCTTTTTTGGAATAGGTGGTATTTGGTCAGCTATAGCTCCAATTGACGGAGCAGTGCATGCAAGTGGAGAAGTTATTGTCTCTTCAAATAGAAAAATAGTGCAACACTTGGGTGGGGGAATAATAAGCAAAATTTTAGTAAAAGAAGGTCAGGCAGTTAAGAAAGATGAGCCTTTAGTTTTATTAAGTGATGTTAACGAAAAGGCAAATTTGAGTATAATTAAAGAAAAACTCTTATCGTTTTTGGCAACTGAAGCAAGACTTATTGCAATTAGGGGAGACTTAGATACGCTAGAATTTTCTGATGAGGTTAAAAGATTATCTAACGATGAATTTGTAAATAAAGCGATAAAGAATCAGGTAAAGTTGTTCAACTCTCAGAGAAAGAGTATATTAGGAAAAACTGACATACTGCAACAACGTATAAAGCAGTTAAATGATGAATTAGCAGGGCTAAATTTTCAACTAAATGCAGCCCATAAGCAATATGACTTGATAACTGAGGAGTTAGAAACAAAAAGACAATTACTTGATAGTGGCCATATAAGCAAACCTCACATTTTAGCTTTAGAAAAACAGTTTGCTGACATTGAGGGTAGAGTTGGGCATTACCGTTCTGCAATATCTCAAGTACAGCAAAAGATTGGAGAAAATGAGTTAGAGATTATAAATGTGAAGAATGATGCTCAAGAAAGAGCAAATGCTGAGCTTAAGGAAGTTAATACATCTATTGCAGACTTAAAAGAGAGGCTGATGGTTGCTGAAGATTCGTTAGCACGTACAATAATTAAATCACCTCAAGATGGTATAGTTACAGATATAAGATACCACACTGAAGGTGGTGTTATACAATCTGGAGTTCCAATCATGAGTATAGTACCATCAGATGATGATCTAATAATAGATGCTAAAGTTCTAACCAGAAACATAGAAGAGATACTGTCAGCAAAAAAGAAAGATAGCAATATAGTCTCTATCGATGGACTAGAAGGGCTGAAAGTTAAAGTAAGGCTGAGCGCTTATAGTGCACGTCGCTTAAGTTTAATTAACGGTATAGTAAACCATATTTCCCCTGATGCTCTTGATGATCCAAGGATGGGGCGTTATTATTCAGTGCGAGTGGTGATACCAAAATCAGAACTTGCTCAATTTAAAAACGTATACCTATATCCTGGTATGCCAGTAGAGGTATATATAGTTACTCAATCCCGCACTCTTTTATCGTTCTTGTTTACACCTATAATTGCAACATTCGATAGATCTTTCATAGAGAGATAA
- the hemJ gene encoding protoporphyrinogen oxidase HemJ produces MDYYHWLEAFHVISVIMWVAGMLYLPRLYVYHASVKPGSENDSLLQIMEKRLLRYIINPAMLFSLSFGIMLMIIREAYREGWFHVKALALFLMFAIHVLLAKHRKNFAVGLNKKTHVYFRVLNEAVTVLIIIIVIMVIVKPF; encoded by the coding sequence ATGGACTACTATCACTGGCTTGAAGCTTTTCACGTTATCTCTGTAATTATGTGGGTGGCAGGTATGCTCTATTTGCCAAGGCTTTATGTTTACCATGCATCTGTAAAACCAGGGTCAGAAAATGACAGCTTACTTCAAATAATGGAGAAGAGACTCCTTAGATATATCATAAACCCTGCAATGCTTTTCTCCCTTAGTTTTGGAATTATGCTAATGATTATTAGGGAAGCATATCGCGAAGGGTGGTTTCATGTAAAAGCGCTAGCATTATTCTTAATGTTTGCTATTCATGTCCTACTTGCAAAACATAGGAAAAATTTTGCAGTGGGCTTGAATAAGAAAACTCACGTTTATTTTCGTGTTTTAAACGAAGCAGTAACAGTGTTAATAATAATTATAGTTATTATGGTTATTGTAAAACCTTTTTGA
- the pdhA gene encoding pyruvate dehydrogenase (acetyl-transferring) E1 component subunit alpha yields MKAKNFTKEQVIGFYRKMLLIRRFEEKAGQLYGMGLIGGFCHLSIGQEAVAVGTQAASKSGDAFITSYRDHGLMLACNSDPNVVMAELNGKETGCSKGKGGSMHIFDVEKNFFGGHGIVGAQVPIGTGIAFANKYKKKDNVVFTYFGDGAANQGQVYESFNMASLWKLPVVYIIENNEYAMGTSVQRSTLVTELYKRGESFGIPRKQVDGMDFFSVYEITSEIAEHVRGRKGPLLLEMKTYRYRGHSMSDPATYRSKEEVEDMKQNHDPISTLKQYITDNKIASDEECKAIDKEIRDLVKKSEDFAKNSKEPCIDELYTDVYKFVS; encoded by the coding sequence ATGAAAGCAAAAAATTTCACTAAAGAACAGGTGATTGGATTCTACAGAAAAATGCTTCTCATACGCAGATTTGAGGAAAAAGCAGGACAATTATACGGAATGGGATTAATAGGCGGATTCTGTCACTTATCAATAGGGCAAGAAGCAGTTGCAGTTGGGACTCAAGCTGCATCAAAATCTGGTGATGCTTTTATCACAAGCTATAGAGACCATGGCTTAATGCTTGCATGTAATTCTGATCCGAATGTTGTGATGGCAGAACTAAACGGCAAAGAAACAGGGTGTTCAAAAGGTAAAGGTGGCTCCATGCACATATTTGATGTTGAAAAAAATTTCTTTGGTGGACATGGAATAGTAGGTGCACAAGTCCCAATTGGTACAGGAATAGCATTTGCTAATAAATACAAGAAAAAAGATAACGTTGTATTCACATATTTTGGTGACGGTGCTGCAAATCAAGGACAAGTATATGAATCATTTAATATGGCATCTTTGTGGAAGTTACCTGTGGTTTATATCATAGAAAATAACGAATACGCAATGGGAACTTCTGTGCAAAGATCAACTTTAGTAACTGAACTATATAAAAGAGGAGAGAGTTTTGGTATTCCTAGAAAACAAGTTGATGGAATGGATTTTTTCTCTGTCTATGAGATAACAAGTGAAATAGCTGAGCACGTACGTGGGAGAAAAGGACCTCTCTTGCTTGAAATGAAGACATATAGATATCGTGGCCATTCGATGTCAGATCCTGCTACTTATCGCTCAAAAGAAGAAGTTGAAGATATGAAGCAAAATCATGATCCTATAAGCACCTTAAAGCAGTATATAACAGACAATAAAATCGCTTCTGATGAAGAATGCAAAGCTATTGATAAGGAAATACGAGATTTAGTAAAAAAGTCAGAAGATTTTGCTAAAAATAGTAAAGAGCCATGCATTGATGAACTATATACTGATGTTTATAAATTTGTTAGCTAA